The following proteins come from a genomic window of Lolium rigidum isolate FL_2022 chromosome 5, APGP_CSIRO_Lrig_0.1, whole genome shotgun sequence:
- the LOC124656827 gene encoding uncharacterized protein LOC124656827: MGRGQRLRRSHLRPSPAPAPVGGHRPTSLHRLSGGQEDRDGVLVADDDIDGSTRSPADGVCRDLISNRRRARPSHLPPLHAEPNVLDSEELLDTTTLKADDSSLLQPTSPLKDEQILTPQQRQALDEAQAKANLFLTQPSDSAYQYWVLEEPDMFTSNELFIAMATLGESPITDASSKRALVATHSPTPPISARKPTGWNHQFFIRVDLDQVFHTYPKLGGPFQSLEEAEMAIFLRLDELQDPKMCTNDGLSWSEIAIRDALYWPDGTSQYSSRSNPDEDHMGLLVQALLDKYNEENTLSGDCAYQVENVVSFQEVYEGDAGWYYHLNCTRKTEGSVGNLFFAEVSKTIRGEIEEFELTCLHMLESIDNGTCYGCTSEVIGMIHPIGAGKYKGGHDPSWPRGYGSHPLDFPDVDKDDPLVFPKDVDAWRKANEERIRCLFQDDDEEKSDAGRTPACSDMSQGRRQKYVIPARRQFV, translated from the exons ATGGGTCGCGGACAACGCCTCCGCCGCAGCCATCTCCGCCCCTCCCCTGCTCCGGCGCCCGTAGGCGGCCACCGACCCACGTCCCTACATCGTCTTTCCGGCGGCCAAGAAGATAGGGACGGGGTTCTCGTCGCCGACGATGACATCGACGGGTCGACACGATCACCCGCCGACGGTGTCTGCAGGGACCTCATCTCCAACCGCCGCCGGGCGAGGCCCAGCCATCTTCCACCTCT GCACGCGGAACCAAATGTCTTGGACTCAGAGGAGTTGCTTGACACTACAACACTGAAGGCTGACGACTCATCTCTTTTGCAGCCTACATC ACCTCTCAAGGACGAACAAATTCTGACACCTCAGCAGCGCCAAGCCCTGGACGAAGCCCAGGCTAAAGCCAATCTGTTTCTGACTCAACC GTCTGACAGTGCTTACCAATATTGGGTGCTGGAAGAGCCAGATATGTTCACATCCAACGAATTGTTCATTGCCATGGCAACATTGGGGGAATCACCCATCACTGACGCTTCCTCCAAGCGGGCACTGGTGGCGACTCACTCGCCGACGCCACCCATTTCTGCCCGGAAACCTACCGGTTGGAATCATCAGTTTTTCATCAGAGTAGATCTTGATCAAGTTTTCCACACGTATCCTAAGCTAGGTGGGCCGTTCCAGAGCTTGGAGGAAGCTGAGATGGCTATATTCCTCCGCCTTGATGAACTACAGGATCCAAAAAT GTGCACAAATGATGGACTTTCATGGTCGGAGATTGCTATACGAGATGCTCTTTACTGGCCAGATGGCACAAGCCAGTATTCTTCgagatccaatccggacgaagatCATATGGGCTTATTGGTTCAAGCTTTGTTGGACAAGTACAACGAGGAGAACACGCTTTCAGGG GATTGTGCATATCAAGTTGAAAATGTTGTGAGCTTCCAAGAAGTTTATGAGGGCGATGCTGGCTGGTACTATCATCTGAACTGTACTAGAAAGACTGAAGGAAGCGTCGGCAATCTGTTCTTTGCTGAAGTCTCGAAAACGATAAGAGGAGAAATTGAAGAATTTGAGCTCACCTGTCTCCATATGCTTGAATCTATTGATAATG GTACATGCTatggttgtacaagcgaagttatTGGTATGATTCACCCCATTGGCGCTGGTAAATACAAAGGCGGCCACGATCCCTCATGGCCACGAGGTTATGGTAGTCATCCACTGGATTTCCCTGACGTGGAC AAAGATGATCCTCTGGTATTCCCCAAGGATGTGGATGCTTGGAGGAAAGCGAACGAGGAAAGGATTAGATGTCTATTCCAG